CCGCTCCAGGGCGCCCTGTACCGCCTGCCGAATCACCGCTTCGTCGTCGACCACCGCGATGAGCGCACCCTGCAGACGGATTTCCGTGGAACCGCATGTCGGGGCGGCGGTGTCGTCCGTCCGCCGGGATGCGGTTTGCGGCAGCGCGATCGAGAACATCGAGCCCCGCTGCTCGACGGAACGCACCTCGATCGCTGCATTCATCAACCCGGCAATCCGCTGCACGATCGACAGGCCGAGGCCCAGACCATTGGACCGGTCGCGCTCGGGATTGTCGATCTGGAAGAACTCCTCGAATATCCGATTGCGATAGGCGGGTGCGATGCCGCAACCGGTATCCCAGACCTGTATCGCCAGCGACGCACCGCGCCGGCGACATCCGACCAGCACGCCGCCGGACATGGTGAACTTGATGGCGTTCGAAACGAGGTTGGCCAGCGCCTGTTCCAGCAACACGGGATCGGCCTCCACCCATGCATCGGACGATCGCAGGCGCAATCGCAGGCCGCGTTGCGCGGCGATCGGCCGAAACAGCATGTGAAGGCGATCGAACACCGGCTTGATCGGAATCGCCATGCGTCGGGCCATAACCACGCCGGCGTCGAGCCGCGAAATGTCGAGCAGCGCGTTGAACAAACTACCCATTTCTTCGACGGACCGCGCGATGTAATCAACCACCTTTTTTGCACCGGGTCGATCCCCGACTTCCCCGCGCAATTGTTCGACAAACAGGGCGATCGCATGCACCGGCTGGCGCAGATCATGACTCGCAGCCGCAAGGAACCGGGACTTGCTGGCATTGGCTTGTTCCGCGAGATCCCTTTCGTGTTCCAGTTGGGCGATCAGATCGATATTTTCGAATCGTCGCAGAATCGAGTCGACCAGCAGGCGGTGGAGATTCCAGCCAAACGCGGCCGTGGCCGCGGAGTAGAGCACGGTCATGGCCGCAAGTACCCGATGCACCGCATCGGGGTTGAAGGCCTGCACCATCGCCACCGGGAGAATGCTGCTGAGCAGGAAGGCATAAAAGGCCGGCAGATAGGCCGTAAGCGCATATACCGAACTTGATGCCATGCCAAGCAGCGTGAACCACAGCAGCAGCTGGTAGGTCATTGATCCCGGCACATACATGAGTACGCCGGCACTGCCCCATAGGACGCCGGCGGCAAGAGACCCCAGGGCACTGCGGCGGGCCCAGCGCGGATCCTCCGAATCACGGGATTGGTAGCGTAGTACCAGCAGCACGCGGGCCGCCGTGACGGCGATCATCGCGGCAAGCCAGGCAAGGCGAATCTGCGGCGCCACCGGGATTGCGACCGTGAGGATCACGGCCATCACCATGCCTCCTCCCAATGTGATCGGGGCATTGCGATACAGCAGCGCCGCCTGTTCGGCCAGTAGGCGTCGGGGCTCGGTCGGCTCGGGCAGCGGCACTACGGAAATCGATGACGGCGGCGTCGGCGCGGCGGGATTCGGATGCGCTGCGTTTGCCGTGTGCGGAGGGAAAATCGCCACGTTCTTTTCGTCGTTGGACTATCGGGTCGATATCGGTGTGATTCCGTGCGACGAAAGTCGTACGACCTTCGTTCAATTGCAGGGATGGCAAGGGAACTCTAGCATCCCGCGCTGATTTCTTCTATTGAACAGGACTCGGCATGTTCCGCACGCGGATGGCAAGTTTTCTCACCGTACTTGTGCTTTCCGGCCTGCTAACGGCTTGCGGGGGCGGGGGCGGATCCGCGGGCGGTACGTCCGTGCCATCAGTCAGCCACTACCAGATCACGGGCAATGTGACCGGGCTCTCCGGTGGGGCGAGCCTGGGGCTCCAGGTGAACGGCCAGAGTCCGTTGACGGTGACGGCCGGCGGCGGTTTTCAGTTTCCCGGGTCGTTTGCCACGGGAACGGCCTATCAAGTCAGCATGTCCGCGCAGCCTGCCGGAGAAACCTGCTCGATCACCAACGGCTCGGGCACGGTCGGAACCGCCAACGTCACCGACATCCAGGTCGCCTGCACGACCAGCCCCGCGCAGACCTACACCATCGGCGGAACGGTCACAGGACTGACGAGCGGCACCCTGGTGCTGCAGGACAATAACGGAAACAACCTCAGCATCACGAGCGGCGGCGCCTTCACCTTTTCTACTGCGCTGTACGACCAGGCCGCGTATGACGTCACGGTCCTGAGCCAACCCAGCGGGCAGACCTGCACGATCGGCAACGGCTCGGGCACGGTGCCGGGGAGCAACGTGACCGGCGTGACGGTGGGATGCACCGCCAATTCATCGCAGACCTACACCATCGGCGGATCGATTAGCGGCTTGTCGGGATCGGTGTCCCTGCAGGAGTCGGCGGGAGGATCGATCCAGACTTTCACGGCCAACGGAACGTTTGTATTCTCGACGAAACTCTCTGGGAGCGCGCCTTACTACGTGACGGTGGCTACGCAGCCGGCAGGGCAGACCTGCGTGGTCCACAGCGGTACGGGCACGGCGGGCACATCCAACGTCGCCTCGGTGACGGTGTCGTGTTCCACCAATCCGACCTACAGCATTTCCGGAGCGGTCTCGGGTCTCAACAGCGGCGCCTCGGTGACGATGCTGAATAACGGAACCGATCCATTGACCGTCTCCACCAACGGCAGTTTCACCTTTCCCGCGCAACTTCCTTCCGGTGCGACGTATGGCGTCACGGTGAGCACGGAACCTCTACACGAGGTGTGCACGGTCACCAACGACGCCGGTACGGTTGGAAGCAGCAACGTGACCAACATTGCCGTGTCTTGCGCGACGGGGCCGCAATTCGCATATGTGGCAAACAAAGGCGATAACACCATCTCGGCCTACAGCATCGACACATCGACGGGCGCGCTCACGCAGATCATGGGAAGCCCGTTCGTGGCGGGATCGGGCCCGAGCTCCGTGACCGTCAGTCCCAACGGCGCCTTCGCCTATGTGACGAACTCCAATAGCAACAACATTTCCGCCTACAGCATCACCCCCTCTACCGGTGCGCTCGTGCCGGTTACCGGAAGCCCGTTCGCGGCGGGATCGGGCCCAAGCTCCGTGACCGTCAGTCCCAACGGCGCCTTTGCCTATGTGGCAAACTTCTATGATGGCGTTTCGGCCTACCGTATCACCCCCTCTACCGGTGCGCTCGTGCCGGTTACCGGAAGCCCGTTCGCGGCGGGATCGGGCCCGAGCTCCGTGACCGTCAGTCCCAACGGTGCCTTCGCCTATGTGACGAATTTCTATAGCAACAACGCTTCGTCTTACAGCATCAACCAATCTACGGGCGAGCTCACCCCGATCACAGGAAGCCCGTTCGCGGCGGGACCGAACCCGATCTCCATGGCCATGAGTCCCAATGGCGCCTTCGCCTATGTGGCAAACGAATCCAGCACAAGTGTCTCGGTTTACAGCATCGACCCATCTACAGGTACGATTACGCCGCTCACGGGAAGCCCGTACCCAGCGGGAGTGCGTCCTTATTCCGTTGCTATTGACCAGACTCAACTTTATGGTTTGGTTTTTGTGGCGAACCTTTATGGAGGCAATGTCTCTGTTTACAGATTCGATTCCACCACAGGCATGCTCTCTTCCTTTGGCACACTCACGGCGGGATTGAACCCGGCATCGGTGACCGTCAGTCCCAACGGCGCGTTTGTCTATGTGGCGAACAGCGGTAGCAATAGTGTCTCGGCCTACAGCGCAGCTGGCGGAGCGGCGGGCACCTTCGGCACAGGAAACGTGCCAATGTCCATCGCAATTGCATGGCCATGAACGTGGCGATTTTTCCCTTCGCAGTTCAAGCATGAACGTGCTCCGGATCAAGGCCTGGTTGATTCTGATCATGGGCGTTGGCATGCTGATTATTGCCCTGCAAGGCTGGTTCACCGGCCGGTTGCCGGCAGGAAGGGGCGGATGGCGGCAGCCAGATGGCAAGGTGTGCCGCGCCGATCAACCGGCAACGTTTTGGATCCTGTTCGCGCTGGATGCCATTTTCGGCGTGACGTGCGCACGTTATGGAATCAGGCACATCTGATTGAAATGAACTCGCGAGCGGCCGCAAGTGTTCCCCATTGTCGCCGTTTGGATCGTCCTGCAGGAGCGTTTCATCGTCCTGTCCGCCGTAGGAAACGCCGATGATGGAAACCAGCCCGGCATCGACGTCAAGGGCGATCACGGTTTGCTTCTTGTGGTTCGTGGCGCGCGGTCCCGGTCGCACGTCATCGCGCTTGGTGCCGCGAACGGGAGCAGGTCATTCCCGCGATCCACATGCCAAGGAGGCGCGAAGACGACATTCCGCTTCGGGATTTTCCGGCGGAGGAATGCCGCCCGCCATCATGCGTTCCCGGACAAGACCTTGACATGCGCCACCACGCTGCGCGCCAGCGCATCCAGCGTATACCCCCCTTCGAGAGCGGATACGATGCGCCCACGAGCATGTTCCGTGGCAATCCGCATGATTTCGCGCGTCACCCAGGCGTAGTCGTCTTCCACCAGCCGCAGACTGCCGATCTCGTCGTCCCGATGGGCGTCGAATCCGGCCGACACGAAAATCATCTGCGGCCGAAATGCCTCGAGCGCCGGGACGAATCGCTCGGCAACGGCCGCCCGGAACCCCTTGCCGTCGGTATACGCCGGCAAGGGAGCGGGGATGATGTGATCGCTGCCCGTATCCGCGCCCTCATACGGATAGAACGGATGCTGGAAGCTCGAGCAAAGCATCACCCGGGAGTCGTCGCGAAATATCTCCTCGGTGCCGTTGCCGTGATGGACGTCGAAGTCGACGATCGCTACGCGTTCGAGTTTGTGGTGTTCCAAGGCGTGCGCCGCGCCGACTGCGATGTTGTTGAAAATGCAAAAGCCCATCGCCCGGCTGCGACCGGCATGGTGTCCCGGTGGCCGCACGTTGCAGAATGCATTTTCGACTTGGCCGGATACGACCAGATCGGTCCCAAGAACCACCGCACCGGCGGCACGTAGCGCAGCCTCCCACGTATAGGGGTTCATCAGGGTGTCCGGATCGAGCATGCGCAGGCCGCTCGAGGGTTGCGCGGCCTCGATCTCCCGGATGTAGTGCGCGGAGTGAACGCGCGCCAGCTGTTCGTAGCTCGCGCGCGGCGCCTCGCAGTGCCGCAGGAAGTCGTACACGCGGGAGGCGATCAACTGGTCTTCGATCGCCTGGATGCGCGCGGGGGATTCCGGATGGCTGCGCCCCATTTCGTGCTTCCGGCAGACAGGGTGGCTGATATATGCGGTCTGCATGGTGTGCTCCGTCAACGGCGAAGACCTTTCCGCGTGGCGCGACTCGTCGGCCTTCGGGTATGGTAGCCATGTTCCAGCAGGAGCGCCCCGCCATGAACCCGCATTACCTGAGCCCCCTTTTTGCGCCGCGCTCGGTCGCCGTCATTGGCGCGAACGATTGCCTGGAATCGGTTGGCGGCGTCACGTTCCGCAACCTGCTGAAAGGCGGGTATCAGGGAAAGCTGTTTGCGGTCAATCCCAAGCACCCCAAGGTGCAGCGGCACCGCTCCTATGCCAGCATCGATGCAATTCCCCAGCCGATCGATCTGGCGGTGATCGCCACGCCGGCGCCGACGGTGCCGGAGATCCTCGAGGAGTGCGGCAGGCGCGAAGTGAAGGCGGCCGTGATCCTTTCCGCCGGATTCGGCGAAGGGGACGGAGCCGGCCGCGGCGCGGAACGACAAGTCCTGGAGCGTGCCCGCATGTACGGCATTCGCCTGGTCGGACCGAATTGCCTGGGCGTCATGCGCCCCTCGATCGGGCTCAACGCGACGTTCAGCAAGGGTGGGGCGAAGGCGGGAAACCTTGCGCTGGTGTCGCAGTCGGGGGCTCTGTGCACGGCGATTCTCGACTGGGCGCTCCCCAGCGACGTCGGCTTCTCCAGCATCGTATCCATGGGATCGACCGCAGACGTCGATTTCGGCGAGATCCTCGACTATCTGGTTTCGGACCCGCAGACCGAGAGCATCCTCCTGTATATCGAGAGCATCCGGCACGCGCGCCGATTCATGAGCGCGCTGCGCGCGGCGGCGCGCATCAAGCCGGTGTTCCTGGTCAAGGCGGGCCGGCACCAGGTCGAGTCGAACGCCGCGCTTTCTCATACCGGCGTCCTGGTAGGCGCGGACGACGTGTTCGACGCGGCGATCCGCCGCTCGGGCGCCGTGCGGGTCAGCAGCATCGTGCAGTTGTTTTCCGCCGCCCAAGCCTTGTCGACGCGATTCCGTCCGGCCGGGAATCGCCTGGCGATCGTCACGAACGGCGGCGGCCCCGGCGTGATGGCGAGCGATCGTGCCGACGACCTCGGCGTCGCGCTGGCCAAGCTCTCCGACGACACCCTGAATAAGCTTCACGATGCGCTGCCCCGGACGTGGTCGCACGGCAATCCGGTGGACATCATCGGCGACGCGAACGCGGACCGCTATCGCGATGCCGTCACCGCATGCCTGGAGGATCCGGGGGTCGACGGCATGATGGTGATCCTGACCCCCCAGGCAATGACGGAACCGCTGGCCGTGGCCGAAGCGGTGATCGACCTCGCGGCCAAGTTTCACAAGCCGCTGATCGCATGTTGGATGGGCGATACGGAGGTCGCCAGCAGCCGCGCCGCGTTTTCCCGGACCGGCATTCCCCATTTCCGAACGCCGGAGCCGGCAGTCGAAGTGTTTTCCTACATCTCGACCTACTACCAGAACCAACAGTTGCTGATGCAGACCCCCGGGCCGATCTCGGACCCGTCCCCGCCCGACGTGGACGGCGCGCGCCTGCTGATCGAGAATGCGCTGGCCGAACATCGCACGGTCCTGAGCGAGCTGGAGTCGAAGGGCGTGCTCGCGGCATTTCATATCCCGATCG
This genomic window from Burkholderiales bacterium GJ-E10 contains:
- a CDS encoding sulfatase, with the translated sequence MNVLRIKAWLILIMGVGMLIIALQGWFTGRLPAGRGGWRQPDGKVCRADQPATFWILFALDAIFGVTCARYGIRHI
- a CDS encoding integral membrane sensor hybrid histidine kinase yields the protein MPLPEPTEPRRLLAEQAALLYRNAPITLGGGMVMAVILTVAIPVAPQIRLAWLAAMIAVTAARVLLVLRYQSRDSEDPRWARRSALGSLAAGVLWGSAGVLMYVPGSMTYQLLLWFTLLGMASSSVYALTAYLPAFYAFLLSSILPVAMVQAFNPDAVHRVLAAMTVLYSAATAAFGWNLHRLLVDSILRRFENIDLIAQLEHERDLAEQANASKSRFLAAASHDLRQPVHAIALFVEQLRGEVGDRPGAKKVVDYIARSVEEMGSLFNALLDISRLDAGVVMARRMAIPIKPVFDRLHMLFRPIAAQRGLRLRLRSSDAWVEADPVLLEQALANLVSNAIKFTMSGGVLVGCRRRGASLAIQVWDTGCGIAPAYRNRIFEEFFQIDNPERDRSNGLGLGLSIVQRIAGLMNAAIEVRSVEQRGSMFSIALPQTASRRTDDTAAPTCGSTEIRLQGALIAVVDDEAVIRQAVQGALERFGCRVLCADGTDDLLAALDRYGETPAALITDYRLRAGEDGITLVQRLRRSIGADIPAILVTGDTAPERIRDAETSGLPILHKPVAPARLRSLLSAILAGTEVTSQ
- a CDS encoding CoA-binding domain-containing protein, which translates into the protein MNPHYLSPLFAPRSVAVIGANDCLESVGGVTFRNLLKGGYQGKLFAVNPKHPKVQRHRSYASIDAIPQPIDLAVIATPAPTVPEILEECGRREVKAAVILSAGFGEGDGAGRGAERQVLERARMYGIRLVGPNCLGVMRPSIGLNATFSKGGAKAGNLALVSQSGALCTAILDWALPSDVGFSSIVSMGSTADVDFGEILDYLVSDPQTESILLYIESIRHARRFMSALRAAARIKPVFLVKAGRHQVESNAALSHTGVLVGADDVFDAAIRRSGAVRVSSIVQLFSAAQALSTRFRPAGNRLAIVTNGGGPGVMASDRADDLGVALAKLSDDTLNKLHDALPRTWSHGNPVDIIGDANADRYRDAVTACLEDPGVDGMMVILTPQAMTEPLAVAEAVIDLAAKFHKPLIACWMGDTEVASSRAAFSRTGIPHFRTPEPAVEVFSYISTYYQNQQLLMQTPGPISDPSPPDVDGARLLIENALAEHRTVLSELESKGVLAAFHIPIARAIVARSPAEALLAAEQLGLPVAMKIHSPDIAHKSDAGGIRLNLGNAEAVHIAFREILESVQKSRPDARLDGVVIEPMIGRPNRRELMVGVISDPLFGPVVTFSAGGILMEVMGDRSVALPPLNRYLVRNMIGGSRAARLLGPFRQMPAVEMAALEGTLLRVSELVCELPHIREMDINPLVVDEQGAIALDARIVVDYPSPGGERYSHMAIHPYPSYLASRQILPDGTDLTIRPIRPEDAEIEQAFVRNLSEESRYFRFGGTLQELTPTMLARFTQIDYDREMALIAVVQTDHEEAEIGVARYIINPDGESCEFALVVADAWRHKGISHRLMDALLDTARSKGLKRMEGDVLSNNRNMLTLVSRMGFQIFPTDHDPSLKHVVKPF
- a CDS encoding histone deacetylase; the protein is MQTAYISHPVCRKHEMGRSHPESPARIQAIEDQLIASRVYDFLRHCEAPRASYEQLARVHSAHYIREIEAAQPSSGLRMLDPDTLMNPYTWEAALRAAGAVVLGTDLVVSGQVENAFCNVRPPGHHAGRSRAMGFCIFNNIAVGAAHALEHHKLERVAIVDFDVHHGNGTEEIFRDDSRVMLCSSFQHPFYPYEGADTGSDHIIPAPLPAYTDGKGFRAAVAERFVPALEAFRPQMIFVSAGFDAHRDDEIGSLRLVEDDYAWVTREIMRIATEHARGRIVSALEGGYTLDALARSVVAHVKVLSGNA